Within Limanda limanda chromosome 17, fLimLim1.1, whole genome shotgun sequence, the genomic segment AGAATTATCCACATGGCAACTGGAACATaggtatttaaaataaaataaagagtaTCAGTGATCAGCATCTACCTCTGGAGGTGGTGGCACAGGCCAAGAGGCACAACTTATGTGACGTAACTGCGCAGGAGTTCACTTTTAGTCGATTTTAAACAAAATACCTTACACTCTAGTTTGTGTCTGGCCGAGAAAACTCATTTAATTTTCTAAAACTGAACAAAAGCCCTCACCTTCATCACCATTTTACTTTTGTACGCACAGACATAAGTCAATCTATGGTGACCTGATCCCAGTCCTGCTATCTAGATAATCACGTTATCTGATCTCTTAAATAAGCTTAAAACCTCTCAGCTCATGAGGCATCGGTCACGCGCTGTTTGTCATTTCACAAACTCTGTGACAAGTGGAATGGGAATGGAAGGTTCGGTAAGTAGGCGACCGGAAAGTAGCTGAACgcaggagaaacagagacaaatattaaaaaggtaCAAAATGATCTCTGACGAGAAATGCAGGCGaccaaataacaaaaaagtaaaacaaaacataaaagtgcaaaattaaaatctaatcatgacatttaaagattaaaactctattttctatctatatatattaacCCGCATTCCATTGATTTGAATATATTAAACATACCTATGCTAAAGTGTACAATCTGATTCATTCCATTGTAGTCAGCAGGAGATGATTCTCCCTGGAGGAACCATGTGTGAAACCTGATATGTGCGGAACTGAATCCTTAACAAAATAACTTCATTAAATAAACAACCTCTAAACCATAAATAACATGTTGCTATATAAACAAaccatatttattatatattatactatatattAATGCACCAATGTGCTAAGAGGTATTTTAATGTGTTAAATCTATAAAGAAATACACATATGTTGCCATTTACTTCAAAAAACTCTTTGAGGAGGCAACTCATCAAATCGTCCTTGTTTTATCAAATCTCGATATAATAGACTTTGATGGTCTGGTGAAATTAAAACTGTTCAATTGATCATTAACACATCACATTTCAACTGACCAAGGCACCATCAAATTCCATCAAGCAGGCAGGGAGTCAAATTCACCAACCCACTGGATTTTAAGgaagaaatataataattttaaGATTTGCGGTTTTGTCTATCAATTATAGCTTCCAATACTgtaaagaaaagacagaaagaaagacagaaggacagaaagacagacagaaagaaagaaagacaaacttgaGACGTATTAGTGACTGACTACAATGGAAGTGACCTCGGACACTGCGACTCTCAGGTTAGGCGTTTCTGCCTCCGTTGATGAcgttgccccctggtggtgcgATGTGGATCGAGTCCAGGATGGGCCGCAGTAATTGGCCGAATGGTCTGAAgacggaaggaaggaaagagtcGATTAGATTCATCAAACATATTCATACAGGTGATGTTATGCTGCCACACCAGAAACCAAATGACGCAAGACAGCATTTAGCAACAGATGACGAGCCGGCTGATTGTTTTAAGTGTTATTACTGAGGACCTGAGCCTCTGTCTTGCTTGGATCTTATCAGCTAGATGAGTCAGCTGAGGGACTACACTCACGTGGAGAGGACTTCGGACGGAAGGTCGGTGATGTAGGAGGGGATGGTGCTGCCCGTCAGGAACTGAGCCACCTCGTTGGTGAAGGTGTTGCAGTTGTGCTCAAACAGACGATACCTGTCCCCTCTGAACCAGGAGGGAATGCAAGAGGGTTAATAAATCAGATCAGATCATATAATCCCAATGAGGTGAGGAGGACATGAAGAACAGTTACTTCACCTGTATGTGCTCTCTCCCAGGGACGAGAGGTATTCCATGAAGATTTCCTCGGACACTTCGGTCTCACCCAGCTCCACCACTGTGTCTGGAGGTCCCAGCATGGTCCCaccctgacaaacacacacacacacatattaaacaCAATATGTGACATCTGTTGAACAGCGTAACCTGATCATTGTTGTTTGATTGATCTGAGCCTTATATACTTCTCTTACACTAACACTAAGTGAGTATACACAGGTTTCAAAGACGGCTCCTGTCCCTTTGCCAGTAGAGACGTTTCACCTGGAGTCAGTCCGACTTACCGGTGGACAGCTGGAGATCCCCTCTCCGCCGAAGAAGAACTCCTCACCGTACGTCACTATAGCCGTGTGCCTGGAAGAAACACAATAATCAACATTGGCATAggcatttatttaatattcaaatatatatatatatatgccctTAAGGACTATTGGGActttgttcatgtttgaaaggtTCATTGTGTTAGATTAAGATGAAAGGgctctattggcagaaatgatATAGAATAATCTTAGTGATGTTGTaacgagtgtgtttcatctaaaatgAATAGAATGagcctttatatttatatactttatatttacatcaggagcaggtcctctctacggaggccgccatgtttttttttacagtagcccacaCTGGAGAACTAAAcagcttttgagtttttatgacaactgaagctacaTCAGTTGTCTGTCATGAATGGAAggtgagggtgaggtgaggggtcatcagctgcaacatacaactttaccactagatgtccctacATCCTACACAATGAACTCTTTAATTTATGTCTAACGACATGTTTGTGACAAAGTATTGTAatttacattttgatgtatCTCCTATGACTAATTTGTCTTGTGAATCTTGGGTTGAGAAAACTTCACACAACTTCTTTCAGCAAAATCCAAACAACCAACAAACTGGGACATACACACTGACACCAACAAGCAGCTGATTTCACCCAGGGGaggattttaaaatataaatggtCCACATGTGACTGAGCTACCCAGTAAATTACAGTGTTTCATGAGTGACGAACAAAGGAGAGG encodes:
- the desi1a gene encoding desumoylating isopeptidase 1a; the encoded protein is MDKNTTRYNVQLYIYDLSRGMARSLSPIMLGKQLDGIWHTAIVTYGEEFFFGGEGISSCPPGGTMLGPPDTVVELGETEVSEEIFMEYLSSLGESTYRGDRYRLFEHNCNTFTNEVAQFLTGSTIPSYITDLPSEVLSTPFGQLLRPILDSIHIAPPGGNVINGGRNA